A single region of the Thermodesulfovibrionales bacterium genome encodes:
- a CDS encoding tetratricopeptide repeat protein has translation MNGSRNLSHGPGSEMVGGYILRAIIYSALSFLVIVTSYLYYKRSVEESGKDETLTRPNKTTAFIESGAAPSHGKPVGRMTDTIAPVEVRISAGAEADVRRQTESDRLLAVSAAEKLKTGDYEGAAKLFDELSGRDKRALTGAGVSWYKLGDYERARSALEKAVELDGNDFVARKFLAFVYDKKDDIEKSLYHADFGLSLSKDPELRSLADALRKERRRGQVINESTSHFKIIFDGYAHGELSRKVIGILEDAYSTVGKEFGFFPSEPVTVILYTNRDFHDITQAPEWSTGVFDGKIRIPVRGSERSEVLLKKVLFHEYAHTLVHSLTPRCPLWINEGIAEYFSAHYPEKTGQVIPLHSLEQSFAWLPGDKVGLAYWESCSAVSYLVDRYGVYRLKDLLVSLSKGTQADDAFRQTFGVSYREFLSAWGKQ, from the coding sequence ATGAACGGCTCACGCAACCTCTCTCATGGTCCTGGTTCCGAGATGGTTGGAGGCTATATTCTTAGGGCGATAATCTATAGCGCTTTGTCCTTTCTCGTCATAGTGACTTCCTACCTTTATTACAAGAGGTCAGTCGAAGAATCAGGGAAGGATGAAACGCTGACGAGACCGAACAAAACAACCGCTTTCATCGAATCTGGGGCAGCCCCTTCCCACGGCAAGCCGGTTGGCCGAATGACTGATACGATCGCCCCTGTCGAAGTTCGAATCTCGGCAGGCGCCGAAGCCGATGTTAGAAGACAGACGGAATCGGACAGACTGCTCGCAGTGAGCGCTGCAGAGAAGTTGAAGACAGGGGATTATGAAGGTGCCGCAAAACTCTTTGATGAGCTTTCCGGACGCGACAAGAGAGCGCTGACCGGCGCCGGGGTCTCCTGGTATAAACTCGGTGATTACGAGCGGGCGAGGTCGGCTCTCGAAAAGGCCGTCGAACTGGACGGAAATGATTTCGTCGCGAGAAAATTTCTCGCCTTTGTATACGATAAGAAGGACGACATCGAAAAGAGTCTCTACCATGCCGATTTTGGTCTCTCTCTCTCGAAAGATCCGGAACTCCGGTCGCTCGCCGATGCGTTGAGAAAAGAGCGAAGACGGGGGCAGGTTATCAATGAAAGCACATCACATTTTAAGATCATCTTCGACGGATATGCGCACGGGGAGTTGAGCAGGAAGGTCATCGGGATTCTCGAAGATGCGTACAGTACCGTAGGAAAGGAATTCGGTTTTTTCCCCTCCGAACCGGTAACGGTCATCCTTTACACAAACAGGGATTTTCATGATATCACTCAGGCGCCTGAGTGGTCGACAGGGGTCTTCGACGGAAAAATCAGGATCCCCGTCAGGGGAAGTGAACGCAGCGAGGTGCTCCTGAAGAAGGTTCTCTTCCATGAATACGCCCATACGCTTGTCCACTCCCTGACTCCCCGCTGCCCTCTCTGGATCAACGAGGGGATCGCCGAGTACTTCTCAGCGCATTACCCGGAGAAGACCGGACAGGTCATTCCACTCCACTCGCTCGAACAATCATTTGCATGGCTGCCGGGCGATAAGGTCGGACTTGCGTATTGGGAGAGCTGTTCCGCGGTCTCCTATCTCGTTGACCGGTACGGCGTTTACCGCCTGAAGGATCTCCTCGTCTCACTTTCGAAGGGAACGCAGGCAGACGATGCATTCAGACAGACATTCGGTGTCAGCTATCGGGAGTTTCTCTCTGCGTGGGGAAAGCAGTGA
- a CDS encoding amidohydrolase family protein, translating into MRGMSLVVSGGIIEEISDIGEGEGGHDVMDFSGFTLSPPFCDYHLHFSKDKLPLSTKIGGTLLDHGIARVYEGGDGDLAGIEMKKKIGGMLDIRTSGFGLFSAGGYGRRIGREVNGLPSARLLIDELRAQGVEYLKVINSGLFRPESGKISAGGFERSELEEIIAYAASRGLPVFCHANGDRAIKDAVLAGASAIVHGFSVSDETLSLMAERGTDFIPTVNALFSLTKAHDAPEAKRRIEAMTEGHLAAIRKAHDKGITVLPGSDAGPSFITYGISYHEELTLFRRAGLSIEDVMSAAVNGPLRKGMKANYLVLRGLTVEKVFRDGKAFA; encoded by the coding sequence ATGAGGGGTATGTCTCTCGTGGTAAGCGGTGGGATTATTGAAGAGATATCGGATATCGGCGAGGGAGAAGGGGGTCATGACGTGATGGACTTTTCGGGATTTACCCTCTCCCCTCCCTTTTGTGACTACCATCTCCATTTTTCGAAAGACAAACTCCCTCTATCCACGAAGATCGGCGGCACCTTGCTCGACCATGGGATTGCGCGTGTTTACGAGGGAGGGGACGGCGATCTCGCGGGGATTGAGATGAAGAAGAAGATCGGGGGAATGCTTGACATCCGAACATCCGGGTTCGGTCTATTCAGCGCGGGAGGGTACGGAAGACGAATCGGCAGAGAAGTGAACGGTTTACCGTCTGCCCGGCTGCTAATAGACGAGCTTCGCGCCCAAGGGGTTGAGTATCTGAAGGTGATCAATTCCGGTCTCTTCAGGCCGGAATCAGGAAAGATATCAGCCGGCGGGTTTGAACGGAGTGAACTCGAAGAGATAATCGCCTATGCGGCATCCAGAGGATTGCCGGTCTTCTGTCATGCCAACGGGGACAGGGCCATAAAGGATGCGGTACTTGCCGGAGCTTCGGCTATCGTTCATGGTTTTTCTGTTTCCGATGAAACTCTTTCTCTCATGGCTGAAAGGGGGACGGACTTCATTCCGACGGTGAACGCCCTCTTCAGTCTCACAAAAGCGCATGACGCTCCGGAGGCGAAGAGAAGAATCGAGGCGATGACGGAGGGGCATTTGGCAGCGATAAGAAAGGCGCATGATAAGGGGATCACGGTTTTGCCCGGCAGTGACGCAGGCCCTTCATTCATTACCTATGGAATTTCCTATCATGAAGAACTGACTCTCTTCAGAAGGGCTGGATTGAGCATCGAAGACGTTATGTCGGCGGCGGTTAACGGACCGCTCCGCAAGGGAATGAAGGCGAATTATTTGGTCTTGAGGGGCCTCACTGTGGAAAAGGTCTTCAGGGACGGGAAAGCATTCGCGTGA
- a CDS encoding phosphomannomutase, with product MVQGFENAAACWKAILSDVSKNGGLLPVIERFARENTAPAKIAFGTSGWRGEIGTDYTFNNVRVVTSAIIEMFRGNDPSVMRAMGVAGLDEIKERGVIVGHDNRFLGPQFAMEVIGLLEGEGIKTWYAGEAATPEFSAGIEMVKAACSINLTPSHNPANYAGFKFNPADGGPAGSEITTKIEEIANRMMGEDVLLQSRAPGRIDTIDLTELYIRYLSERKTLDLEKIRDFVERGDCIICVDSVHGATRGRMERIISRNGRMRYLRTEDDYLFGGVAPEPSEKNMEGVDRVLRESDAPCKLGVIMDPDGDRIRFSDGSVQIPMNYFGAMAFHFLLKHKGVRGIVAKSVGTSNFVKAIAESLKVPVRETKVGFKYFRPYLLRTAEERAIVAFEESDGISGYNHTLEKDALFGLLLAIELMAVTGQNLGSYLDSLMGEFGYFYPDRSGIAVDRSLVGEPLVQRLSVIQERYKEGTVVTIGGVARTVKKVITVDGTKLVFDDGSWLMIRPSGTEPKVRFYIEARTEEGKRAVFETAERMTRDAIGTS from the coding sequence ATGGTTCAGGGATTTGAAAATGCCGCTGCCTGCTGGAAAGCGATACTCTCCGATGTCTCGAAGAACGGGGGACTTCTCCCGGTCATCGAACGGTTTGCGCGGGAGAATACGGCACCGGCAAAGATAGCATTCGGTACATCGGGCTGGCGAGGCGAGATCGGCACTGACTATACCTTCAACAACGTTCGGGTTGTGACTTCGGCCATCATCGAGATGTTCAGAGGGAATGACCCTTCTGTCATGCGGGCGATGGGGGTAGCTGGCCTTGATGAGATAAAAGAGCGGGGTGTCATCGTGGGTCATGACAATCGCTTCCTCGGCCCGCAGTTTGCCATGGAAGTCATCGGGCTCCTCGAGGGCGAAGGGATAAAGACGTGGTATGCAGGAGAGGCTGCCACACCGGAATTCTCTGCTGGCATCGAGATGGTGAAGGCGGCCTGCTCCATCAATCTCACTCCTTCCCATAACCCCGCGAATTATGCGGGCTTCAAGTTCAACCCTGCTGACGGAGGCCCTGCTGGTTCCGAGATTACGACGAAGATAGAGGAGATCGCAAACAGGATGATGGGAGAGGACGTGCTTCTTCAGTCAAGAGCGCCGGGCCGGATCGATACGATCGACCTCACCGAGTTATATATCCGGTACCTGTCTGAACGGAAGACGCTCGATCTCGAGAAGATCCGGGATTTTGTTGAGAGGGGGGATTGCATCATCTGCGTGGACAGTGTTCATGGAGCGACGAGGGGGAGGATGGAGAGGATAATCTCCCGGAACGGCAGGATGCGTTATCTGCGGACGGAAGACGATTATCTCTTCGGCGGCGTTGCCCCTGAACCTTCCGAAAAGAATATGGAAGGAGTCGACAGGGTTCTCAGGGAAAGCGATGCCCCATGCAAACTGGGGGTCATCATGGACCCCGACGGTGACCGCATACGCTTTTCCGACGGAAGCGTCCAGATACCGATGAACTATTTCGGCGCCATGGCATTCCATTTCCTCTTGAAACATAAGGGGGTTCGCGGGATAGTCGCGAAGTCGGTCGGTACGAGCAATTTCGTGAAAGCGATAGCCGAATCGCTGAAGGTTCCGGTGAGGGAGACGAAGGTCGGCTTCAAGTACTTCAGGCCCTACCTGTTGAGGACAGCCGAAGAAAGGGCGATTGTTGCCTTCGAAGAGTCTGACGGCATATCAGGATATAACCATACCCTCGAAAAAGATGCCCTCTTCGGTCTCCTTCTCGCCATAGAATTGATGGCGGTTACAGGGCAAAACCTCGGCTCATATCTCGATTCCCTGATGGGTGAGTTCGGATATTTCTATCCCGACCGTTCGGGTATCGCAGTGGACCGGTCTCTCGTGGGCGAGCCGCTCGTGCAGAGGCTTTCGGTGATCCAGGAGCGGTACAAGGAGGGGACCGTGGTAACGATAGGCGGGGTCGCGAGGACCGTAAAGAAGGTGATAACCGTCGACGGTACGAAACTCGTCTTCGACGACGGTTCATGGCTCATGATACGCCCCTCCGGCACGGAGCCGAAGGTGAGGTTCTATATCGAGGCCAGGACGGAGGAAGGGAAGAGGGCTGTCTTCGAGACCGCGGAGAGGATGACCAGGGATGCCATCGGAACGTCATGA